The following are encoded together in the Euzebya sp. genome:
- a CDS encoding GntR family transcriptional regulator — MEQSQARKVAGSSAYGQLADLLRDKIVAGQLTAGAKLPSERELCAEHGLARGTVRQALNHLREEGLVVIQHGRGAFVRATPKQIPVPVDGPSGPPAVIVAAITDAGLPATARPMGLGPEAFDDTVRTGVIVFADAEPVATWQAAIRTPGPARHDPERGIHAAFPPSPPGPRTTTRARLVTRDEQRLFRLPATTTVLEVETTYDSAGTAVQHTAVYLADRIALTTGPTKASDDASA, encoded by the coding sequence GTGGAACAGTCGCAGGCGCGCAAGGTCGCGGGGTCATCAGCGTACGGCCAGCTCGCAGACCTCTTGCGGGACAAGATCGTCGCGGGCCAGCTGACCGCCGGGGCGAAGCTGCCGAGCGAGCGTGAGCTCTGCGCGGAACACGGGTTGGCGCGGGGCACCGTGCGGCAGGCGCTGAACCACCTCCGCGAGGAAGGGCTCGTGGTCATCCAGCACGGTCGAGGGGCGTTCGTCCGTGCGACTCCCAAGCAGATCCCCGTGCCCGTGGACGGCCCGTCCGGCCCGCCCGCGGTCATTGTGGCTGCGATCACGGACGCCGGTCTGCCCGCCACCGCACGTCCGATGGGACTCGGCCCAGAGGCCTTCGACGACACCGTGCGCACCGGCGTCATCGTGTTCGCGGACGCCGAACCGGTCGCGACGTGGCAGGCGGCCATCCGCACACCCGGCCCGGCCCGTCACGACCCCGAGCGGGGCATCCACGCGGCGTTCCCACCCTCCCCACCCGGTCCGCGCACCACGACGCGGGCCCGACTCGTCACCCGCGACGAGCAGCGGCTTTTTCGCCTCCCCGCGACCACGACCGTGCTCGAGGTGGAGACCACGTACGACAGCGCCGGCACCGCCGTCCAGCACACCGCGGTGTACCTCGCCGACCGGATCGCCCTCACCACCGGCCCCACCAAAGCGTCCGACGACGCATCTGCTTGA
- a CDS encoding 2-hydroxyacid dehydrogenase has translation MRIAVFSTKPYDRTYLTATNERMGSPHQLTFYEPRLTPQTAALAEGHDTVCVFVNDEVHAETLATVAEHGVRLVLTRSAGFNHIDVPRARELGMEVARVPAYSPYAVAEHAVALLLALNRKLHRAYSRVRDQNFSLAGLEGFDVHNKTLGVVGTGTIGTVFTRLMRGFHCEVLAYDPYPNDEIVRLRGTYVDLDELVSRSQIVSLHCPLTADTHHLFDADRFAEMPQGALLVNTSRGGLVDASAAVDALRSGHLGGLAIDVYEEEADLFFEDRSEQIITDDTFARLLSFPNVLITSHQAFFTREALENIADTTLANASAFETGEGELHRVA, from the coding sequence ATGCGCATCGCCGTCTTCAGCACCAAGCCGTACGACCGCACCTACCTCACCGCCACGAACGAGCGGATGGGCTCACCGCACCAGCTGACCTTCTACGAACCGCGGCTGACCCCCCAGACCGCCGCGCTCGCCGAGGGGCACGACACCGTCTGCGTGTTCGTGAACGACGAGGTGCACGCCGAGACCCTGGCCACGGTCGCCGAGCACGGCGTGCGACTGGTCCTCACCAGGTCGGCGGGGTTCAACCACATCGACGTGCCGCGGGCACGGGAGCTGGGCATGGAGGTGGCGCGGGTGCCCGCCTACTCCCCCTACGCGGTCGCCGAGCACGCCGTCGCCCTGCTCCTCGCGCTGAACCGCAAGCTGCACCGCGCGTACTCGCGGGTGCGGGACCAGAACTTCTCGCTGGCGGGGTTGGAGGGGTTCGACGTCCACAACAAGACCCTCGGGGTCGTCGGGACCGGGACGATCGGCACGGTCTTCACGCGGCTGATGCGCGGCTTCCACTGCGAGGTGCTGGCCTACGACCCCTACCCGAACGACGAGATCGTGCGACTGCGCGGGACCTACGTGGACCTCGACGAGCTGGTGTCCCGGTCGCAGATCGTGTCGCTGCACTGCCCCCTGACCGCCGACACCCACCACCTCTTCGACGCCGACCGGTTCGCGGAGATGCCCCAGGGCGCCTTGCTGGTCAACACCTCCAGGGGAGGCTTGGTGGACGCGAGCGCGGCGGTCGACGCCCTGCGGTCGGGCCACCTCGGGGGGCTGGCGATCGACGTCTACGAGGAGGAGGCCGACCTGTTCTTCGAGGACCGCTCCGAGCAGATCATCACCGACGACACCTTCGCCCGGCTGCTGAGCTTCCCGAACGTGCTGATCACCAGCCACCAGGCCTTCTTCACCCGCGAGGCGCTCGAGAACATCGCCGACACGACGCTGGCGAACGCGTCGGCGTTCGAGACGGGTGAGGGGGAGCTGCACCGGGTCGCGTGA
- a CDS encoding tyrosine-type recombinase/integrase — MGFIDKQVRTGDGGATTVRWRARYRDPAGRERSKTFKRKLDAERHLVSVEARMLQGEWTDPERGRTTVAEWAPKWLDSKRALKPKTRYTYESLLRKVTAHLGGYPLAKLDRLAVETFVSQLEAEGLSASRVRQCHMMLGAMLDAAVASRILTHNVARGVELPRLRPARRRFLDQDQVRRLADAVGPDVRPLILTLAYGGLRWGEALAVRRRGCDLDRRRLHITESVVEIGSRQVWGPPKTHRVRSVQLPAFVCDELQAVLADLDDDAETLIFTTPYGATWSATDFRDRVWKPALAAAGLDDTLTVHELRHTAASLLIAAGAGPKSIQAQLGHSTITTTFDVYGHLFDGHLDTVMDDLDRAWRCTPETGRDDADAYRMRTAGALDPSPAPVSDRDGRTKSAR, encoded by the coding sequence GTGGGGTTCATCGACAAGCAGGTGCGCACCGGCGACGGCGGCGCCACCACGGTGCGCTGGCGCGCCCGCTACCGAGACCCGGCCGGGCGTGAGCGGTCCAAGACCTTCAAGCGCAAGCTCGACGCCGAACGCCACCTCGTCAGCGTCGAGGCCCGCATGCTGCAGGGGGAGTGGACCGACCCCGAGCGCGGCCGCACCACGGTCGCGGAGTGGGCACCGAAGTGGCTCGACTCCAAGCGTGCCCTCAAGCCCAAGACCCGCTACACCTACGAGTCGCTGCTCCGGAAGGTCACCGCCCACCTCGGCGGGTACCCGCTCGCCAAGCTCGACCGCCTCGCCGTCGAGACCTTCGTGTCCCAGCTCGAGGCCGAGGGGCTGTCCGCGTCACGGGTGCGGCAGTGCCACATGATGCTCGGCGCGATGCTGGACGCCGCGGTGGCCAGCCGGATCCTCACCCACAACGTCGCCCGCGGCGTCGAGCTGCCCCGCCTGCGCCCCGCTCGCCGGCGGTTCCTGGACCAGGACCAGGTCCGTCGCCTCGCCGACGCGGTCGGCCCGGACGTGCGGCCCCTCATCCTCACCCTCGCCTACGGCGGCCTCCGCTGGGGCGAGGCCCTCGCGGTGCGGCGGCGCGGCTGCGACCTCGACCGGCGCCGGCTCCACATCACCGAGTCCGTCGTCGAGATCGGCAGCCGCCAGGTGTGGGGGCCGCCCAAGACCCATCGGGTCCGCAGCGTCCAGCTGCCCGCCTTCGTCTGCGACGAGCTCCAAGCGGTGCTCGCCGACCTCGACGACGACGCCGAGACTCTCATCTTCACCACCCCCTACGGGGCGACGTGGTCGGCCACGGACTTCCGCGACCGGGTGTGGAAGCCAGCCCTGGCCGCTGCGGGCCTGGACGACACCCTCACGGTCCACGAGTTGCGGCACACCGCCGCGTCGCTGCTCATCGCCGCCGGCGCCGGCCCCAAGTCGATCCAGGCCCAGCTCGGCCACTCGACCATCACCACGACCTTCGACGTCTACGGCCACCTCTTCGACGGGCACCTCGACACGGTCATGGACGACCTCGACCGGGCGTGGCGGTGCACCCCCGAGACGGGGCGGGACGATGCTGACGCGTACCGGATGCGTACCGCCGGCGCCCTCGACCCCTCACCGGCCCCCGTTTCCGACCGCGACGGAAGGACCAAAAGTGCGCGCTGA
- the mobF gene encoding MobF family relaxase, with amino-acid sequence MASQTGKRLRGGGGAVLNIGKLAADGGSYYLSVVASGVEDDYLGAGEAPGRWVGAAAAELGLEGLVDAADLEAVLAGRHPATGAALRTMGRKATVPGFDLTFRAPKSVALVWGLGEREVSDVVRAAHDAAVADALGYLERHALRTRVGADRTLTPVTGAVAAVFRHRTSRAGDPLLHSHCLVANLAHTPDGRWRTIDSRSVYRHAKTAGYLYQASLRHRLTTELGVAWQPVVNGVADVAGIPRAVVEHFSQRRAQILRHLSASGHTSAKAAQTVTLATRRAKDGPVDGATLQQRWRRRSVAVGFGPADLTALLHVEVRRGLDDIDVDGVVAALGAADGLTAHQSTFTRRDVLQAWCDRLPRGASVADIEQLADATLDHAPGTVLRLGSPPTTSVSGVHQVLTALAGHVGFGVASAPGLCGQLETILADSPLTPAQLADRLLAEPLSGVRDPAAVLAWRIRRVAGELGIVLPSGPAPRQGRLPADPTEARYSTPALVAIERQALGHVAAARAIGTSAETTEAVLADWSLSTEQQAMVRRLLTSRDGVLVVVGRAGSGKTTALAAAVQGWTHEGHTVTGTALAARATKELSDRTQVPATTLDRLLGDLATRPLDHADVIIVDEAGMVGTRKLAALIAATTTAGAKLVLVGDHRQLPEIDAGGLFRALAETTDSIHLTSNRRQHDPAERDAVDAIRNGDLAAVPWFLADGRSHIAADLDAAAVAAVEGWWRDRDAGRSSLLLAATIEQVAALNQAARAHLDAGGRLFGAEVAFGATGYRVGDEVVCRRNDVELGLLNGTTGVVPLDTTAGLFITDSDGTGRWLPAAYVTDHVEHGYATTVHRAQGPHRGHHPRPGPRRHVPRAGLRHVEPPSRPQPCVRRGRPWPRPPLCHSLPRTGAGALPR; translated from the coding sequence ATGGCTTCACAGACTGGCAAGCGTTTGCGCGGGGGCGGTGGCGCCGTGTTGAACATCGGCAAGCTCGCCGCCGACGGCGGATCCTACTACCTGTCGGTGGTGGCCTCGGGGGTGGAGGACGACTACCTCGGCGCCGGGGAGGCGCCGGGTCGCTGGGTCGGCGCCGCCGCGGCGGAGTTGGGGCTCGAGGGGTTGGTGGATGCCGCGGACCTGGAGGCGGTGCTGGCCGGCAGGCACCCGGCGACGGGGGCGGCGCTGCGGACGATGGGGCGCAAGGCGACCGTGCCCGGCTTCGACCTGACGTTCCGGGCACCGAAGAGCGTCGCGCTGGTGTGGGGGCTGGGCGAGCGGGAGGTCAGCGACGTGGTCCGCGCCGCGCACGACGCGGCGGTGGCCGATGCGCTGGGCTACCTGGAACGCCATGCCCTCCGGACCCGCGTCGGTGCCGACCGGACGCTCACGCCGGTGACCGGGGCGGTCGCGGCGGTGTTCCGCCACCGCACCTCACGCGCTGGCGACCCGCTGCTGCACAGCCACTGCCTGGTCGCCAACCTCGCCCACACCCCCGACGGGCGGTGGCGGACGATCGACAGCCGGTCGGTGTACCGGCACGCCAAGACCGCCGGGTACCTCTACCAGGCGTCGCTGCGGCATCGGCTGACCACCGAGCTCGGCGTGGCCTGGCAGCCGGTCGTCAACGGGGTCGCCGACGTCGCGGGGATCCCCCGAGCGGTCGTCGAGCACTTCTCCCAGCGGCGCGCGCAGATCCTGCGGCACCTCTCCGCGAGCGGCCACACCTCGGCCAAGGCCGCCCAGACCGTGACGCTCGCGACCCGGCGGGCCAAGGACGGCCCGGTGGACGGCGCGACGCTGCAGCAGCGGTGGCGGCGCCGGTCGGTCGCCGTGGGGTTCGGCCCGGCGGATCTCACCGCCCTGTTGCACGTCGAGGTCCGCCGCGGCCTCGACGATATCGACGTGGACGGCGTCGTCGCCGCCCTCGGCGCGGCCGACGGGCTGACCGCCCACCAGTCGACCTTCACCCGCCGAGACGTCCTGCAGGCGTGGTGCGACCGCCTGCCCCGCGGCGCGTCGGTGGCCGACATCGAGCAGCTCGCCGACGCGACGCTGGACCACGCCCCTGGGACGGTCCTGCGCCTCGGCAGCCCGCCCACCACATCGGTCAGTGGCGTCCACCAGGTCCTCACCGCCCTCGCCGGTCACGTCGGGTTCGGCGTCGCCTCCGCGCCGGGGCTGTGCGGCCAGCTGGAGACGATCCTGGCCGACAGCCCGCTCACGCCCGCCCAGCTCGCTGACCGGCTCCTGGCCGAGCCTCTGAGCGGTGTCCGCGACCCCGCCGCCGTCCTGGCATGGCGGATCCGGCGGGTCGCCGGCGAGCTCGGCATCGTCCTTCCCTCCGGACCGGCGCCGCGACAGGGCCGGCTCCCCGCCGACCCGACCGAGGCGCGGTACTCCACTCCCGCCCTGGTTGCGATTGAGCGTCAGGCACTGGGCCACGTCGCGGCAGCGAGGGCCATCGGGACGTCAGCAGAGACCACCGAGGCGGTCCTCGCCGACTGGTCGCTGTCGACCGAGCAGCAGGCCATGGTCCGTCGGCTCTTGACCAGCCGCGACGGCGTTCTCGTCGTCGTCGGGCGCGCGGGGAGCGGCAAGACCACCGCACTCGCCGCCGCCGTGCAGGGCTGGACCCACGAGGGCCACACCGTCACCGGCACCGCCCTCGCCGCACGGGCGACCAAGGAGCTCAGCGACCGCACCCAGGTCCCCGCCACCACCCTCGACCGGCTGCTCGGCGACCTGGCCACCCGCCCGCTCGACCACGCCGACGTGATCATCGTCGACGAGGCCGGCATGGTCGGCACCCGCAAGCTGGCCGCGCTCATCGCCGCCACCACCACCGCCGGGGCCAAGCTGGTCCTGGTCGGCGACCACCGCCAGCTGCCCGAGATCGACGCCGGCGGGCTGTTCCGCGCCCTCGCCGAAACCACCGACAGCATCCACCTCACCAGCAACCGCCGCCAGCACGACCCCGCCGAGCGCGACGCGGTCGACGCGATCCGGAACGGAGACCTCGCCGCAGTCCCATGGTTCCTCGCCGACGGGCGCAGCCACATCGCGGCGGACCTCGACGCCGCGGCAGTCGCGGCGGTGGAGGGGTGGTGGCGTGACCGCGACGCCGGCCGGTCGAGCCTGCTGCTGGCCGCCACCATCGAGCAGGTCGCCGCGCTCAACCAGGCCGCCCGCGCCCACCTGGACGCCGGCGGTCGGCTGTTCGGAGCGGAGGTGGCGTTCGGTGCCACGGGCTATCGGGTCGGGGACGAGGTGGTGTGCCGCCGCAACGACGTCGAGCTGGGGTTGCTCAACGGCACCACCGGCGTCGTGCCCCTCGACACCACCGCGGGGCTGTTCATCACCGACAGCGACGGCACCGGACGCTGGCTGCCCGCCGCCTACGTCACCGACCACGTCGAGCACGGGTACGCCACGACCGTCCACCGCGCGCAGGGCCCGCACCGTGGACACCACCCACGTCCTGGTCCACGACGCCACGTACCGCGAGCTGGCCTACGTCATGTTGAGCCGCCATCGCGACCGCAGCCATGTGTACGCCGTGGCAGACCCTGGCCCCGTCCCCCACTGTGCCACAGCCTACCTCGAACGGGCGCTGGAGCGCTCCCACGCTGA
- a CDS encoding type II toxin-antitoxin system death-on-curing family toxin, protein MIYLDVDDLFHIARRVLHALEVRDVGLLEAATARPDATAFGEDAYPSVHDKAAALLHSIVRNHALVDGNKRLGLAAVIAFYGMNGYRLTSTNDEAYELVMAVARGDVDDTPTIAHRLATSTREHD, encoded by the coding sequence ATGATCTACCTCGACGTCGACGACCTGTTCCACATCGCCCGACGCGTGCTCCACGCGTTGGAGGTCCGCGACGTCGGACTGCTCGAAGCGGCCACCGCCCGGCCAGACGCCACGGCATTCGGTGAGGACGCCTACCCCTCCGTCCACGACAAAGCAGCAGCGCTGCTCCACTCGATCGTTCGCAACCACGCCCTCGTCGACGGCAACAAGCGACTCGGTCTGGCGGCGGTCATCGCCTTCTACGGCATGAACGGGTACCGACTGACCTCCACCAACGACGAGGCCTACGAGCTCGTCATGGCCGTCGCACGTGGCGACGTGGATGACACCCCGACCATTGCGCACCGACTCGCCACGTCGACGCGCGAGCACGACTGA
- a CDS encoding ribbon-helix-helix protein, CopG family, with protein MTLRLDAAETEALRRRAAREGRSMQEVAREAVRTYIERTSRRELLDEVLDEELPRYAEALRRLDE; from the coding sequence ATGACCCTGCGGCTGGACGCGGCCGAGACCGAAGCCCTGCGGCGCCGCGCCGCCCGCGAGGGACGATCGATGCAAGAGGTCGCCCGAGAAGCGGTCCGCACCTACATCGAGCGCACCAGCCGCCGCGAGCTCCTGGACGAAGTGCTCGACGAGGAGCTGCCCCGCTACGCCGAGGCGCTACGCCGTCTCGACGAATGA
- a CDS encoding TIGR04255 family protein, whose protein sequence is MTVRPLDLGPPESIHLEESPLTLVVAQIRHEHLAAALDSRRVIDIHEYVADFLGELKEVEEHSLQVSPQIGRGVAMSAGAPTRSWQIRGKDSWVATLSPEAFSLETRAYQSWTHFRGRLEQLCAGVMKILSPQVLSRVGLRYIDEIAVEEVEAPGDWVGRIDSAYLGPVRHPEVGASVMKSEQIIEFLAPNDVRVRLRHGSLLAEDETPVYLLDHDVFAQPGSRLTMVDLFERLDSMHSIAVALFHQSLDRDFLVSLRGGDAP, encoded by the coding sequence TTGACCGTACGACCGCTTGATCTAGGCCCGCCCGAGAGCATCCACCTTGAGGAGTCGCCGCTCACGCTCGTCGTCGCGCAGATCCGGCATGAGCATCTGGCTGCCGCCCTCGACAGCCGACGCGTCATTGACATCCATGAGTACGTCGCGGACTTTCTCGGAGAACTAAAGGAGGTCGAGGAGCACTCACTGCAGGTCTCCCCGCAAATAGGTCGTGGCGTCGCCATGTCCGCCGGCGCCCCCACTAGGAGTTGGCAGATCCGTGGCAAAGACTCATGGGTCGCGACTCTCTCACCGGAGGCCTTCTCCCTCGAGACACGGGCATACCAGTCGTGGACGCACTTCAGGGGGCGGCTGGAACAACTCTGCGCAGGCGTCATGAAGATTCTGTCGCCGCAGGTCCTCTCGCGAGTGGGATTGCGCTATATTGACGAGATTGCGGTCGAGGAAGTGGAGGCGCCCGGCGATTGGGTCGGACGTATAGACTCGGCCTATCTAGGGCCCGTCAGGCATCCAGAAGTAGGTGCCTCCGTGATGAAGTCCGAGCAGATCATCGAGTTCCTCGCTCCAAACGATGTGAGGGTTCGGCTTCGACACGGAAGCCTCTTGGCCGAGGACGAGACGCCTGTGTACCTACTAGATCATGATGTCTTCGCCCAACCAGGTTCTCGCCTCACCATGGTCGATCTATTTGAACGACTTGATAGCATGCACAGTATTGCGGTGGCGCTCTTCCACCAAAGTCTCGACCGCGATTTCCTCGTCAGCCTGCGAGGGGGGGACGCCCCGTGA
- a CDS encoding alpha/beta fold hydrolase: MDTEGIIAAHRRAGRDLVVDGVRTFALDRGEGPAVVCLHGVPVSSYVYRKVVAELAARGLRAIAPDLPGLGFAERPGDLDYTWTGLGRWTARAIEALVDGPVHLVVHDIGGPVGFEAITHLGAAVRSVTLLNTITDVGSFTPPPVMRPFTWPLLDRAWLGGQTDWLFVRLMRAQGVADRSAATDAELAAHRHLLMRDDGGRAFLRIMRSYETTAAKSRQHLEAIRGVPHRQVIWGDRDPALAWSPFGETAVAVADVGSATRLPAKHFLQEDQAPAIADRVADLVARAG; this comes from the coding sequence ATGGACACCGAGGGGATCATCGCCGCCCACCGGCGGGCCGGACGGGACCTCGTGGTCGACGGCGTGCGGACGTTCGCCCTGGACCGCGGGGAGGGGCCGGCGGTCGTGTGCCTGCACGGGGTGCCGGTGTCGTCCTACGTGTACCGGAAGGTGGTCGCGGAGCTGGCCGCCCGGGGGCTGCGCGCGATCGCGCCGGACCTGCCGGGGCTGGGGTTCGCCGAGCGGCCAGGAGATCTCGACTACACCTGGACCGGGCTCGGGCGGTGGACCGCGCGGGCGATCGAGGCGCTGGTCGACGGCCCGGTGCACCTGGTCGTCCACGACATCGGGGGGCCGGTGGGGTTCGAGGCGATCACGCACCTCGGGGCCGCGGTGCGGTCGGTGACGCTGCTCAACACGATCACCGACGTGGGCTCGTTCACCCCTCCCCCGGTCATGCGGCCGTTCACCTGGCCGCTGCTCGACCGCGCCTGGTTGGGCGGGCAGACCGACTGGCTGTTCGTGCGGCTGATGCGCGCCCAGGGCGTGGCCGACCGGTCGGCGGCGACCGACGCGGAGCTCGCCGCCCACCGGCACCTGCTCATGCGCGACGACGGCGGCCGGGCGTTCCTCCGGATCATGCGGTCCTACGAGACGACGGCGGCCAAGTCCCGCCAGCACCTCGAGGCGATCCGCGGGGTCCCGCACCGCCAGGTGATCTGGGGGGACCGCGACCCGGCGCTGGCGTGGTCGCCGTTCGGTGAGACCGCGGTCGCCGTGGCCGACGTGGGATCCGCCACGAGGCTGCCGGCCAAGCACTTCTTGCAGGAGGACCAGGCGCCGGCCATCGCCGATCGCGTCGCGGACCTCGTGGCGCGGGCGGGCTGA
- a CDS encoding SRPBCC family protein, with protein MDRAVPPPGRGALPPPRRRPGRHARRPRVPSPPPPDRRPARTATRTHETEIALDDRVPLVRITRTFDAPPAKVFRAHVDPDLFVQWMGPRDLEMAIDHFDCRTGGSYRYVNREGDQEYWFFGAFHEVRPDELIVQTFTFEGMPDGVTLEKLRFEDLGDGRTRLTGTSLVDSFEDRDAFVASGMEVGVREGYEKLDELLAS; from the coding sequence GTGGATCGAGCGGTACCGCCGCCAGGCCGAGGCGCGCTACCGCCGCCTCGACGACGTCCTGGCCGGCATGCCCGACGACCCCGGGTCCCCTCCCCCCCCCCCCCAGACAGGAGACCCGCCAGGACCGCCACCCGCACCCACGAGACCGAGATCGCTCTGGACGACCGGGTCCCCCTGGTCCGCATCACCCGCACCTTCGACGCCCCGCCGGCGAAGGTCTTCCGCGCCCACGTCGACCCCGACCTGTTCGTGCAGTGGATGGGGCCCCGCGACCTCGAGATGGCCATCGACCACTTCGACTGCCGGACGGGCGGCTCGTACCGCTACGTCAACCGTGAGGGCGACCAGGAGTACTGGTTCTTCGGCGCCTTCCACGAGGTCCGCCCTGACGAGCTGATCGTCCAGACCTTCACCTTCGAGGGCATGCCCGACGGGGTCACGCTCGAGAAGCTGCGCTTCGAGGACCTCGGCGACGGCCGCACCCGGCTGACCGGAACCTCGCTGGTCGACTCCTTCGAGGACCGCGACGCGTTCGTCGCGAGCGGCATGGAGGTCGGCGTCCGCGAGGGCTACGAGAAGCTCGACGAGCTGCTCGCGAGCTGA
- a CDS encoding helix-turn-helix transcriptional regulator, producing MGAEDRDRLLTAAELADYLAVPLRTIYAWRYQGDGPVGLRIGRHLRFRWVDVQAWLEECATRR from the coding sequence ATGGGTGCCGAGGACCGTGACCGCCTGCTGACCGCGGCCGAGCTCGCGGACTACCTGGCCGTCCCGCTCCGGACCATCTACGCCTGGCGGTACCAGGGCGACGGGCCGGTGGGGCTGCGGATCGGCCGGCATCTGCGGTTCCGCTGGGTCGACGTCCAGGCCTGGCTCGAGGAGTGCGCCACCCGGAGGTAG
- a CDS encoding cell wall-binding repeat-containing protein → MDLPRLRPARRLTALVAVALLTTSLASPPVGAVLPGGNGTVYVETDSLMVAYEPGGAIRAVEGPMRLQDLDTASVSPDGRRLLVETDGGIGIMDVEGEQGPQTLIEGFVGSPTWSPTDPDLFAYANGQDSIDLWSLTDGHQGTVVAIDLEAEGFPEDLEWASDGTLYGYGEIFGSNVASLYRVNVAARTHTRVEIANGTFASRIGSASPDATRFAYECEIEGPGYAGGPTNAQRGVCLYDRDGQLIRFVNPLGTAQQLELPVWSPDGQRLAYVYDSEDTLYTSDPAGGNLTSVTDADAFEVTRAILWAPTAAGPPAGEAPLAPGGFDGDPTTTERADFTDPTAYAVAVSAARFGDGDAEVVVLSRDDEFPDSLAGAALTGDGPLLFTSPTSLPAATATEIDRVLAPGGTIYLLGGSAAISAEVEAELAQSGTVERLAGPSRVETSVAVAREVLGAGAFAGDGVRVAVARAGGPADNPTAGWADSVSVGAWTAADRIPTVVTPTDQVHPAVAAFVDEVGVSQTILLGGTAALSADVEAALPNPQRIAGDSRAGTAAAIASQLVGRPDDGTRELVVINGYRPDGWLFGLPAAGLAADAGAPIALGDDPVPPETLALACGPETIDVLLAGGLAVLGDAVATQLDAAPACGA, encoded by the coding sequence ATGGACCTCCCCCGCCTGCGACCCGCCCGACGCCTCACCGCCCTCGTCGCGGTCGCGCTGCTGACCACCTCGCTCGCGAGCCCACCCGTCGGGGCCGTGCTCCCCGGTGGGAACGGGACGGTGTACGTCGAGACCGACAGCCTGATGGTGGCCTACGAGCCCGGCGGGGCCATCCGCGCCGTCGAGGGGCCGATGCGGCTCCAAGACCTCGACACCGCGTCGGTGTCACCCGACGGCCGTCGCCTGCTGGTCGAGACCGACGGCGGCATCGGGATCATGGACGTCGAGGGGGAGCAGGGTCCCCAGACCCTGATCGAGGGCTTCGTCGGCTCGCCCACCTGGTCGCCTACCGACCCGGACCTGTTCGCCTACGCGAACGGCCAGGACTCGATCGACCTGTGGTCGCTCACCGACGGCCACCAGGGGACGGTCGTCGCGATCGACCTCGAGGCCGAGGGCTTCCCCGAGGACCTCGAGTGGGCGTCAGACGGCACGCTCTACGGCTACGGGGAGATCTTCGGGTCGAACGTGGCGAGCCTCTACCGGGTCAACGTCGCCGCGCGCACCCACACCCGCGTCGAGATCGCCAACGGGACGTTCGCCTCGCGGATCGGCTCGGCGTCACCCGACGCGACCCGGTTCGCCTACGAGTGCGAGATCGAGGGGCCGGGGTACGCCGGCGGCCCGACCAACGCGCAACGCGGCGTGTGCCTGTACGACCGCGACGGCCAGCTCATCCGGTTCGTGAACCCGCTCGGCACCGCCCAGCAGCTCGAGCTCCCGGTGTGGTCGCCCGACGGCCAGCGGCTCGCGTACGTCTACGACTCCGAGGACACCCTGTACACCTCCGACCCGGCCGGGGGCAATCTCACCTCGGTGACCGACGCCGACGCGTTCGAGGTGACCCGCGCCATCCTGTGGGCGCCGACGGCGGCCGGGCCGCCCGCCGGCGAGGCGCCGCTCGCGCCCGGCGGGTTCGACGGCGATCCGACGACCACGGAGCGGGCGGACTTCACCGACCCGACGGCCTACGCGGTGGCCGTGTCGGCCGCGCGGTTCGGCGACGGCGACGCCGAGGTCGTGGTGCTGTCGCGCGACGACGAGTTCCCCGACTCCCTCGCCGGCGCGGCGCTCACCGGGGACGGACCGCTCCTGTTCACGAGCCCGACGTCGCTGCCCGCGGCCACGGCGACGGAGATCGACCGGGTCCTCGCCCCCGGCGGGACGATCTACCTGCTGGGCGGCAGCGCGGCCATCTCTGCGGAGGTCGAGGCGGAGCTCGCGCAGTCCGGCACCGTCGAGCGACTCGCTGGCCCCTCACGCGTCGAGACCAGCGTCGCCGTCGCCCGGGAGGTGCTCGGGGCCGGGGCGTTCGCCGGCGACGGCGTGCGCGTGGCCGTCGCGCGGGCCGGCGGGCCGGCCGACAACCCGACCGCCGGGTGGGCCGACAGCGTGTCGGTGGGCGCGTGGACCGCCGCCGACCGCATCCCCACCGTGGTGACCCCCACCGATCAGGTGCACCCGGCCGTCGCGGCGTTCGTCGACGAGGTCGGCGTCAGCCAGACGATCCTGCTGGGCGGCACCGCCGCGCTGTCGGCTGATGTGGAGGCCGCACTCCCCAACCCCCAGCGCATCGCCGGCGACTCCCGGGCCGGGACGGCCGCGGCCATCGCCAGCCAGCTGGTCGGCCGTCCGGATGACGGCACCCGCGAGCTGGTGGTCATCAACGGCTACCGCCCGGACGGGTGGCTCTTCGGCCTGCCGGCCGCGGGGCTCGCCGCCGATGCCGGCGCCCCGATCGCCCTCGGCGACGACCCGGTGCCGCCCGAGACCCTCGCGCTCGCCTGCGGTCCGGAGACGATCGACGTGCTGCTCGCCGGCGGCCTCGCCGTCCTGGGCGACGCGGTGGCGACCCAGCTCGACGCGGCGCCCGCCTGCGGGGCCTGA